A single region of the Rhizophagus irregularis chromosome 27, complete sequence genome encodes:
- a CDS encoding ADP-ribosylation factor Arf Arf6 — protein MGGTVSKALAKIFGNKEMRILMLGLDAAGKTTILYKLKLNQSVTTIPTVGFNVETVTYKNVKFNVWDVGGQDKIRPLWRHYYTGTQGLIFVVDSQDKDRIDEARQELHKIISDREMRDCLLLVFANKQDLPGAMSPAEVTEKLGLHRMKERSWYVHPSCATTGEGLFEGLNWLSQNVKTK, from the exons ATGGGTGGAACTGTTTCAAAAGCTTTAGCAAAGATCTTTggtaataaagaaatgcgCATCTTGATGCTTGGTCTGGATGCTGCCGGTAAAACAA cgattttatataaattaaaacttaatCAATCCGTAACAACAATTCCTACAGTCGGTTTTAATGTAGAAACGGTGACAtacaaaaatgttaaatttaatgtttGG gACGTTGGTGGTCAAGATAAAATTCGTCCATTATGGCGTCATTATTATACTGGTACTCAGGGACTTATATTTGTGGTTGACTCTCAAGATAAAGATCGAATAGATGAAGCTCGTCAAGagttacataaaattatttcagatCGCGAAATGAGagattgtttattattagtattcgCCAACAAACAAGATTTACCGGGAG CCATGTCTCCTGCAGAGGTAACCGAAAAACTTGGTTTACATCGCATGAAAGAACGTTCTTGGTATGTCCATCCTTCTTGCGCAACTACTGGGGAGGGGTTATTTGAAGGATTGAATTGGTTAAGTCAGAATgtcaaaacaaaataa